From Candidatus Methylomirabilis lanthanidiphila:
GTAGAAGATGTTGATGTGGTAATCCTTCATCCGTGTTCACCCAACGTCAAATTATACCTCTGAACGGGGCGTTGAGCGACGCTAAAGACGTATGGGTCAGATGAACACGGCGGGTGACACCTGAAATCGCTTGGCCAAAAGACGAATCTGGCGAATATTTAATGCTCGCTTGCCGTTCAGGATTTCAGACACCACGCCCTGAGAGCCGATCTCCGACAAGTCCGATTGGTTCAAACCATGCTCTTCCATGAAAAACCGAAGCACGTCGGCTCCAGTACATTCAGGCATGGGATGATGTGTTTCCTCGTACACGTGGATCAGCGTACCTAGCGTGTCTAGCAGGCCGTACAGGGGATGGCGTTCGTTGTCACCGATTTCATCCAACAGCTCATTGAGCCGCTTAATCGCGGAGTCGTATTCGCGCTCATTGCGAATGGTGAGGATAGGGTGGATATTGGCCCAATGACCTTGGATGTCTTTTGTGAGCGTGCTCATTGCTTCCAGCTTCCTTTGTCATATTCTTGGTGCGTCAGAACATGACGAATGTATAGCGTACCCCGGTTAAAGTGAATGACCGCGATCAGCCGATATTTGTTGCCACCGATATTGAACACAATCCATTTGCCGACTTTGTCAACCGATGGAAAAGTCATTCGCAATTCACCAAAATCGCGAAAGGTGGTATGCTGCACGATTTTGAGCCAGCGCGTCAGCGCCAATTTGCTATATGGTTAGAAACACAGGCCGCTGCGCCTCCCGGATTCCGGCCTTCCAACCGATCAACGTACCGTAGCAATCAAGAGTCAGCAATCCACGATTATCGAAGTTCAGCTTTTGTTGTCCGAAAACGACGGGGAGTATAACCGTCAAACGCACATGGTCAGCCGCGTATGTCTTCTTGCGTATCGGTTTCATGTGCGAGTTAGCTCGTGGGTTGCGGTTCACACTCTTCGCACGCTTCGAGGATTTGCTCAGCCTTCTTGGCGAGGTCGACCAGCCCGGGCCAACGGCCTGTGATGATATCTTGCGCATGGGCGAGTTCGTTTCTAAGCTGTTCGAGCTCTTCCAGAATCGACTCGGCAGTGTTGCTTGAGGTGAAGCCGATGGCGCTATGAAGCTCAGCCGTCTTAAGGATAATAGTTCTCTTGTCTGCAAACTGAAGACAGTCTGCAAGATCGATAGCTTCATTCCTCCGCTGCCTGTCCTCTAAAAGCTGACGAGCCTTATCCAGCCGCTCTTTCGAGATCATACTCTTCCACGACTCTTGCGGGTAGACAGCACGGATCAGCCGAAGAAACTGCATTTCGATAAGCGAGACAATACCAAAAAGCCACATGCGAACGGGTGCCTTCTGCAGATCTCCTTTTGTGACGATAGCCCAAACCTTCCCCATCACACGAACGAAAATGCGAGGCGACTGAGCGAGTAGTTGCAGCGCCCCAAGGATAGAACTTGATTCATCCAGTAGAAGCTGCTCTTCGAAACACCTAAGGTGCTGTTCGAGCGTGCCCTCGCAAAGCTGAGCGCGCTCGACATATCCTACGATAAGGCCGTTCCGTCTGACACCGACCACATCGAAGTCCTTGTCCTCCATGAAGTCTCTAACCTCACTTGCGAGCCGTACTGCATCAAACGATATAAAAGGTTCTGCAATATACTTGACCGAAACGCTCCGATCGAAAAGCTCGCGTAAGCCCCGAAGTGATGATTTGAGATGCTTCATTAGAACTTATCTGGACACAATGATCCGGTGCCTAAACACAATTAGACTGATTCCCCACTATTCCGACTCTTGATACCTTTCAGAAGTGGGGTAATCTTCCCGCCTTTTCCGGCACTTGTCAAGCTTCGCCAGGACCTCCTCACCCCAACCCTCTCCGCACCCAGAGGGTACCCGGGAGGCGAGGGGATGTGATAAAAACGCCGCTCCGCGCCGAGAGGGTACCGGGGAGACGAAGGGGAGAGTTTGTCAAAGACGGTGAGATCGCTTCGCTGTGCTCGCAATGACGGAAACCTCCGGGAAGGCAACGACTCTTGACAGAGGTGGGGGGATTTGGTAACTGCTTACGGGAGATGGTGGTAAGTACCGGAAGGTGATGGGTGGTAGAAGACACGAGGTGGACGATGCCGATTTATGAATATGCGTGTAACAGTTGCAGGAAGCGAGTGAGCCTGCTGATCCGGAATATCCGCAACCCCGACACGCCTGTCTGCCCACGCTGTGGGGGGCGGGAACTGACGCGGCTGTTCTCGCGGTTTGCGGTGGTCAAGTCCGAGGAGAGCCGTTTTGAACGCATGGCCGACCCCAGCAATTTCGGCGATCTTGATGAGAACGATCCGCGGAGTGTGGCGCGCTGGGCCAAGCGGATGGGGAAAGAGATGGGCGAAGACGTCGGCGAGGACTTCGACCAAATGATAGAGGAGGCTGCGGAGGAAGGGACGGCTGCCGAGGGGGGAGCGGAGGACATGGAGTAAGCGACGGCTGCGCGTCTGGCCTGTCCGAACCCCGTTTCACCTTGACAGTTCCGAGCCGTTTTGGATATAGTCGGCACGGATTGAAGGGACGTATCGGTTCCATTATAACGGTAGAGGCAGCAATGAAAAAGCGACATCTGTTGGCGCCAGGCCCGACGCCGGTCCTTCCGGACGCGTTGCTGGCGATGGCCCGGCCGATCCTGTACCATCGCGGTCCGGAGTACGAAGCCCTCCTGGGCCGAGTCCGGGATGGGCTGAAGTTCCTCTTCCAAACCAAGCACGAGGTGTTGTTGTTCACCTCATCGGGTACCGGTGGGATGGAAGGGACGGTGGTAAACACGCTCTCGCCCGGCGATCGGGCTCTGGTCATCCGGAGCGGTAAGTTCGGTGAGCGCTGGGGGGAGATCTGCGAGGCCTACGGCCTTCAGCCGCAGTATATCGATGTGGAGTGGGGGCGAGCGGTAGACCCTGACACAGTGGCTGCCGCCCTCGCAGCCGATCCCGCCATCAAGGTGGTCTTTGCGACCCACACTGAGAGCTCTACGGGTGTCCTGCACCCCATTGAGGCCATCGCCAGGATCGTCGGCAAGACGCCCGCTATTTTGGTCGTTGACGCCATCATGAGTTTGGGGGTGGCGGATCTGCCAATGGATGCCTGGGGGGTAGACGTCGTCGTGGGCGGCTCTCAGAAAGGGTTGATGATCCCGCCTGGCCTTGCCTTCTGCGCGGTCTCCGATAAAGCCTGGGCGATGGTGCAGCAATCCCGCCTCCCGAAATTCTACTTTAACTTCCTGGCAGAGCGGAAGAGCCTGGAGAAGAACCAAAACACCTTCACGCCGGCGGTCTCGCTGGTGATGGCGCTTCACGAGTCCCTCGCCGCCGTCAGGGCGGAGGGCCTCGCGGCGCTCTTTGCGAGGCATGACCGGCTTGCGCGGGCGACCCGCGCCGCCGTCAGGGCGCTCGGACTCGAACTGTTTGCCGACCCGCCTACGCCGGCACTGACCGCTGTGGCCGCCCCACCGGGCATTGAGGCCGGCGCCATCGTGAAGACGATGCGAACGGCCCACGGCATCACCATCTCGGGCGGACAGGCCCAGCTCAAAGGGAAGATCTTCCGCCTGGCCCATCTGGGATATGCCGACGAATCCGACGTCGTCCTCTGCCTGGCGGCGCTGGAACGAACGCTCACCGATCTCGGCTATCCGATCAAGCTGGGCGAGGGGGTGCGGGCGGTCCAAGAGGTGCTGAGTCAGGCAGGTTGAGTGAAAGCAGCTTTCAGCTAATAGCTGATGGCTGCTTTTCAGAGAGGAACGGATGCGAATTCTTGTGAGCGACGGCCTCTCGCCGCGCGGCATTGAGGTGCTGCGCCAGGCCGAGGGGTTCGAGGTCGATGAGCGGCGCAAGTTGAGCCCAGAGGCGCTGCAGGAGTGCATCGACAACTACGACGCCCTGATTGTCCGAAGCGCCACGAAGGTCACCGCGCCGATCCTGCGGGCCGCGCACCGGCTCAAGGTCGTCGGGAGGGCTGGCGTCGGGGTGGATAATATTGACGTCGAGGCGGCCACGGCTCGCGGCGTTCTGGTCATGAATGCCCCGAGCGGCAATACCCTGGCCACTGCTGAGCATTCCTTTTCGCTCCTCCTGTCCCTCGCCAAGAATATCCCGCAGGCGACCGCCTCGATGAAGGGCGGCCGGTGGGAGAAGGGTGCATTCCTCAGCGTCGAGTTGGGGAGTAAGACATTAGGGATTGTCGGGTTGGGACGGATCGGAAGCGAGGTCGCCCGACGCGCCAAAGGGTTCGCCATGCGCGTCATCGTTGCTGATCCCTTTGTCTCTGAGGAGACCGCGAGCGCGCTGGGGGTCGAACTGGTGGAGTTGCCGGACCTCTTCCAACGATCGGATTTTATTACGATTCACACCCCCATCACCCCGGAGACGTACCATCTCATCGATCGCGACGCCATTGCAAAGATGAAGACCGGCGTTCGGATTATCAACTGTGCCAGGGGTGGGATCGTCGATGAGGACGCCCTGTATGAGGCGATGAAGGCCGGCAAGGTTGCAGGGGCGGCCATGGATGTGTTTGAACAGGAGCCGACCACCAGCTCATCGCTGTTCACGCTTCACAACTTCATCTGCACCCCGCATATCGGCGCGGCGAGCGAGGAAGCGCAGGAGAATGTCGCCGTCGAGATCGCCCAGCAGGTCGTCGAGTACCTCCAGAAGGGGCTGATCAGGAATGCTGTCAATGCGCCGTCGATCGACCCGGCGCTGTACAAGGTGCTTCAGCCGTACCTCACCCTGTCCGAGAAGCTGGGCCGCTTGGCCTCTCAGCTTGCCGAGGGGGGAATCAGGCAGCTCCGAATCGATTATCGGGGCGAGATCGCCGGCTATGACCCGGCGCCGCTTACCGCGTCCGTCGTCAAGGGGGCGCTGGACCCTTTCCTGGGCGACGAGGTCAACTACGTCAACGCCTTGGCCATAGCGAAAGGGCGCGGCATCCGGATTATTGAGAGCAAGGTGCTGGAAGAGGCCGACTACACGAGCCTCATCACCGTTTCGATCAAGGGTGACCGCGGCACGAGCGAGGTGGCAGGGACGCTCTTCAGTCGCCGGGAGCCCAGGGTCGTCCGGATCAACGAATTCCGTCTGGAAGCGATCCCGGAAGGGTACCTCCTGATCTTCTCCAACCTGGACGTGCCCGGGGTGATCGGAACAATCGGCACCCTGCTCGGAAAACACCGGGTCAATATTGCCGGCATGCAGTTGGGACGGGAGCAGCCTGGCGGTCGGGCCGTGTCGGTGGTGAACGTCGATAATCCCGTTCCCGCTCATGTCATCGATGAAATCCGACGGCTCCCCAATATCGTCTTCGTCAAGCTGGTGAAGGCCTAGTTCAGCTATCAGCTACTAGCCATCAGCAGTCAGCAAACGAAGGAATGAGCAGGCACTGAAGGCTACTGGCTGGCTGCTGAAAGCTGATCGCCGATGAGTAATTTCGAATATTCTTCCAAGACCGCCATCCCGAAAGGTGTTCGGGTCTTTGCGCCTGAGGAGACTGCGCTGCGCCGTTGGGCCGAGTGTCGGATCCTTACGGTCTTCGAACGATGGGGGTTCCAGGAGGTCATCACCCCGACGTTCGAATACCTGGAGGTCTTCTCAGGAGAGCCGGAGCGGGAGGGCGGAGACAAGGTCTTTAAGCTCATCGATCGGCAGACCGGCCGCCTGCTTGCGCTGCGGTATGACCCGACCCCTCAGGTGGCGCGCCTCGCTGCGACTACGCTCCGGCACCGTCCCCTTCCATTGCGTCTTTCGTATGCGGCGAATATCTTTCGTGATGAGGTTCCTCAGGTCGGTCGACAGCGCGAGTGTGTCCAGCTTGGTGTAGAGCTGATCGGATTGGAGCGGCCCGAGGCCGATGCCGAAATGGTGGCGATGGCGGTAGAGGGCTGCCGGGCCCTCGGTCTGCAGCACTTTCAGATCGATGTCGGCCAAATTGAATATGTGCGGGGGATCGTTGATACCCTGGGGCTCGGACCTGATCAACGCCGCGCGCTGGTCTCAGCGATTGATAGGAAGGATACGATCGAGATCGAACTGCTCGTACGAGGTCTGGATGCGGACGAGAAGTCCAAACGGGCCGCACTGGACCTTCCGTTGCTCTATGGAGGGAAGGAGGTCCTGGCTCGCGCACGGGACCTGGCACCCAACCGGCGCTCACAAGAGGCGTTGAGAAACCTTACCCAGGTCTACGAGGTGCTGGAGCAATACGGTCTGGCGGATCAGGTGATCATCGATCTCGGCGAAGCGATGGCTTTCGAGTACCACACCGGCGTAACCTTTGCGGCATTTGCGCAGGGCGTGGGCTCCGAGATTTTACGCGGCGGCCGATACGACGACCTGATCGGTCGATTTGGGTATCCCTGCCCCGCCACCGGCTTCGCTTTCGATCTGGACAAGGTCCGGGAGGCGGTCGCGGCCGAAAACCGACCTCCGCTCGCGACCGGCCAGAGGTTTCTGGTGATCGACTTTAACCCCGACAAGCGGCATGCCCTTCGCATCGCTCAGCTTCTGCGAGAAAAGGGCTATTCGGCGGCGAGAGACATTATCAAGCGGGATCTGGAAGGTTCATTTGACTACGCAAAGCGATCCGGGATCGGCCGAGCGATCGTGCTGGGCCTTCCTCATCTACCTCAAGACGAGTTGCTGATCAGTGATCTTGACTCCGGGACTGAGGAGCGGGTCCCGGTCGAACGGTTTTGCGGCGAGGTCGAACGTGGAGAGCGGCGATGGCCAATGTAATCGTTGTCGGCACGCAGTGGGGCGATGAGGGGAAGGGTAAGATTGTTGATCTCCTCTCCGAATATTTCGACGCAGTGGCCCGGTACCAGGGCGGGACCAATGCCGGTCATACGGTTGTGGTGGAAGAGGAGAAGATTGTCCTGCACCTGGTTCCGTCTGGCGTACTGAGAAAAGGGAAGGTCTGTATCCTGGGGAACGGCGTAGTGATCGATCTGGCCGCCCTCATCCAGGAGATGGATCAACTCAGCAGGCTGCACGTGAAGATCGAGGACAACTTCTTCATCAGCAAGAACGCACATCTGGTGCTCCCGTACCATGCGATCCTGGACGCCGAACAGGAGCGGCTCCGAGAGGGCCGACAGCTTGGGACCACCAGACGCGGGATCGGGCCGGCCTATGTCGATAAGATGGCGAGGACAGGGATTCGGGTGGGCGACTTGGCCAACCCCAATCTCTTCAGGGAGCGGCTCCGTAATAACCTTGAAGAGAAGCGGGCCCAGTTCCCTCACCATCAGGAGCTACTGGAGCTGGATCATGAAAAGATGGCGGCGGAACAGCTCGAACAGTTCGAGCGCGTTCGCGGCTTTGTAGTAGACAGCTCCCTCATCATTCACGACCTGATCAAAACCGGGAAGCGTGTCCTGTTTGAGGGCGCGCAAGGGACCCTCCTGGATGTCGATCTCGGAACCTACCCCTACGTCACCTCATCGAGCGCGACGGCCGGAGGCGCCTGCATCGGGACCGGGGCAAGTCCGTTGGCGATCGACGGCGTCCTCGGCGTCACCAAGGCCTATACGACGCGCGTCGGCGAAGGGCCGATGCCGACGGAGCTGACGGACGACATCGGCCAGATGTTGCAGACGCGCGGGCAGGAGTTCGGGGCTACGACGGGGCGGCCGAGGCGATGCGGCTGGTTCGATGCCGTGGCCGTCAGGTACAGTGCCAGAATCAACGGGCTCTCGGCCATCGCCCTCATGAAGCTGGACGTTCTGGATGCCTGTGAGTCGATCCGGATCTGCAACAGCTACCGAAGCAACGGGGCGATCCTTCGAGAATTTCCGAATGAGACTGGTCTCCTGCAGACCTGTGAGCCGATCTATGAAGAGGTATCAGGCTGGAACGAGAGCATTGCCGGCATCACCTCATACAAGCATCTGCCGGCCCGGTGTCGCGCCTATATTGAGCGACTTGAGGCGCTGACGGGGGTCAAAGTCGGGCTCATCTCGACGGGGCCTCGACGGGACCAGACGATCCTTCGCTCGACGCCGGCCTTGCGGCAGTGGGGGCTGACGCGCTAAGCTTCCGCTGGATCGTCGCGTCCAGAGCGCTCCGCATGACGACCCGTTAGCTCAGTTGGCAGAGCTCCTGCCTTTTAAGCAGGGAGTCCCGGGTTCGAGTCCCGGACGGGTCACCAATTTCCGCCTCCCCCCATCATTGCCTTTTCATCGTTCGCCGCCTGTCTATTCACGGTCGCCGTGACCGTAGGATGGATAATACAGCGTAGTGGTTGAAATGGACACCGCGAGGCTCACCAGCGCAACCCTGAACGTGCTCATTTTATTCGGTCCAGTTCGCTCACCCTTTTTCATTGACACCCTTGCAAGCTGAATGCTACAAGTCGGCTACTTGATTCTATGGTTTATTGCTTTTCACAGAGCAACAGGATGCAAACATGGCGAGCGGCGGACATCTGCTTCGAGGAGGTCCTGTGACAAACTGATAGAGGGGACGTCAGGGCGATGCGCAAGAGTTTAATTTGTGAGCCTGTCGAAAAGGCGTCACCGCCAGGCGGGATCTGCAAGAGACGTGGATACTTTAGTGTCCGTAAGTAAGACCATCAACAAGGAGCGTTCCGCATGGATGACTGGCTCCTAACCGCGCAGGAGGTAGCCCCAAGGTGAAGATGGAGGCGACAATATGTATCCATTGAGCAGTATACAACACACCTGGGCAGGTTTACGTTGGTTTGTCGGCAGTGTGGCAGTTATGACCGCGCTGGCGTCTGGGGTCGCCGCCGGCCAGGAGATGGGTGGCGCAGCCTACCCTGGGGCACACGTCGAAGGCGAGCTTGCACCTGCCCTTCCCGGCGTGCGCGCTCTGCCGCAACGGCGGCTGCCGCAATCTCGACTGCCGGCGCAGGTGGTTCTCGACCGTGTCGAGGCGGCGCACTTGAAGATGGAGGCGACAGACCAGCCGTCTAAACCCGGGGTGCCGCTGCAGATCGGTGTCAGTCGAGATGTGCCGATGCTGCGTAACACCGCTCACACCTCGGCGCTCATGTCCTGGACGTCCATTCCCGGCGGGCAGATTGCCGCGATCAGCATTACGTCTCCTGACGCCCTCGGTTTGCGTCTGGGCTTGTTGGTTGAAAAGCTGTCTCGTACGGCCCTGCTGCGGTTTTATGCCCAGGGGACGGAGCAGGTGTTCGAGGTGTCGGGCGGGGAGATCATGGACACCATCGCCCGCAATCTCGCCGCCGGCGACGCAAGCGATGAAGCCCGGACGTACTGGTCGCCCGTCATCGACGGTCAGGAAATGACGGTCGAAATCGAACTGCCTACCGGGGTGTCTCCGGATGAGGTGATGTTTTCCATCCCGCGTGTTTCCCATTTGTTCTCATCGCCTCTGGATCCCGGCGCCTTGCAACAGCAAATTGGCGAGGCGGCGGGGTGCACTCTCGATTCCGCGTGCTACACATCGACATGGGGAAACGAATCCCTGGCGACCGCCAAAATGACATTTACGAAAGGCGGTGGGAGTTATCTCTGTACGGGTACCCTAATGAATGACAGCGATCCCTCCACGTTCATTCCCTATTTCCTGACCGCCAACCATTGTATTTCGACGCAAACCGTGGCCTCGACCCTGCAAACCTATTGGTTTTATCGTGCCTCGAGTTGCAACGCTGGTCTTTTGAATCCCAGCACCCAGACGTTGACCAGCGGGGCCGCACTGCTCTATGCCAGTTCGATTACCGATACGGGCTTCTTACTACTGAACAGCTCAGCCCCGCCTGGTGCCGTATATTCAGGGTGGTCGACCTATCTACCGGTCCTCTCTAGCCAGAGCGTTGGCATCCATCATCCGCAGGGCGATCTGCAAAAGATCAGTGCTGGAAACATCGCTGGCTACTACAATTGCACCCCTAATGCCGGCGACACTTTTAGCTGTTTTCCAACGTCCTCTGACGGTGCTGACCATCTCGAAGTTGTCTTTGGCCTTGGCATCACCGAGGGCGGCAGCAGCGGTTCCGGTCTTTGGATCGTATCCGGCGGCAGCCACTACCTGGTGGGCCAGTTACATGGTGGAAACATTTCCTGCGTCATGCCCACTAGCCCGGTTTACTATGGTCGTTTTGATGTGGCCTACAACGCGGCGCTGTTTCAATGGCTGGGAACCACCCCGGTGAACTACACGTTGTCGGTGACGGGCGCCGGCACGGGCCAGGGCACGGTGACGGGGCCTGGAATTAACTGCACCATCAGCGCAGCGAGCACGAGCGGGACATGCAGTGCGAACTACGCCTCGGGAACGGGGGTCTCGCTGATCGCAACGTCCATCGGGGTCTCGACATTCATTGGCTGGGGTGGGGACTGCGCCGCCGATGGGACCGTCACGCTGGAGGCGGACAAGATCTGTACTGCCACCTTCATCAGACCGCTCATCCTCTCGACCACCTCGCTGTCCGCAGAGGAGCAGGGGGTCGCCTATGTCTATGCGCTGCAAGCCGAAGGCGGCCTTCCCTCTTACACCTGGAGCCGTATCAAGGGTAAGCTCCCCAAAGGTCTGACCCTGGATGCGGCAGGCACCCTCAGCGGGATCCCGACCAAGGCCAAGACCGCGACCTTTACCGTCCAGGTGGCGGATGCCGCTGGGGCCTCAGTGACGCAGAACCTCTCTTTGCAGATCGTCAAGCGTGTCGATTTCAAGACCAAAAAACTAAGTCGGGGTACGGTCGGGACGCCGTACGCAGCCACGCTCAAGACCAAGGGCGGGATACCGCCACTGACCTTCAGCCTGGTCGGCGGGGCGCTCCCCACGGGTCTTACCCTTGATCCGGGCACCGGGCAGGTCTCCGGGACACCCACAGTGGCCGGCATCTTCGACTTTGTTGCCCAAGTTACCTCGAGCGGCGGCTCCAGTCATCAGAGGAACATTCGGATCACGATCAGGTAGAGCGATTACCCGAGAAAGGAGGCGAATCCACAGAGGGTGTATTGTCCGTGGCGTACGACGAGTTTGTCATAGCAATTCCGCAATTCCGAATTCCGCGAATTCCGGGGACACAATACCGATTTCTTATAGTTTGTATAGCTGGAGTCTCACTCGATTTGTCGAAGAGGGAGGTGAGGCGCTATCCACCGCCTGAGACGTCCCCATACGCCGCTTGAGGTTCATTGCGGGGAGACCGCCAATCGGCTGCATGAGTGCCAGCCATACGGCGTGCAGGGTCGTCGCTGATCCATTGTGTCATATTGCCGGTAATCGCTGTGGACATACGGGAGGCGATTGGCACGATCCGCCTCCGCAGTGGAAACGCACAATACGCCTTACGCCGCTACCTGCCCAGCGAAGGAGATCGTCAGGTCGAGAGTCCGAAGCGCCGCATATTTGCATCGAATCCCCGACGGGTCACCATCCTTTTTAAACAGTCGGGATCATCCATGGCTAATGGGTAGGTGGTAGCGGCGCCTCCGCTTTCTTCCAGGTGCTGTCCGGATTGTACGTCTGCATAGCACGAGCGAGGTGGTCGGTGTCCGGGCCGAGGTCTTTTTCGTAGACGACGCCCTGGTGGTTGACGATGAAGGTCATAACGCCAGAGACCCCGTATTGCGCCGGATGCGCGATAAGGGCGAACCCGCCGATCATCTTGCCATCGACGACGTAGTCGAAGGCACGGCCCGGTGCGCCCGGACCCTGGGCCGTCAGGATCCGATAGACGTAGCCATGGTAGGGGGCCGGCTTGTCCGCCGAGGTCTGGCTGGAGTATCCTTCCGCCCGGGCATTTGCGACGAGTACGCCCAACGGGCTCGGTTCCTCGCCTTCCTTGATCGGCCAGTAGAGTCCGTTCCTCCTGCCCTCGTCGCTGCGGAACTTCATCGCATACGTGAGCAGCCCGCCGCCCTCGCGCGCTACCCGGGCATACTCGCGCTGCGCATCGACGTAGGCGAGGCAGACTTGCATGGCATTCAACTCGTTTCGGCCGATGCGGCGGGTGAGGATCTCCTCCTTCCCTGCAGCGGTATCGAAGCGCCAAACGTTCCTCGCTTTCACGACCGGGATCGGTAGCGGCCACTCGTCCTGGCCGATGACCAACATCGCCTTCGTCTCGGTGCGGTATTCCAGTGTGTTCGCCTGCTCGAAAGCGTGGACGAATTGCTCCCGCCCCTGTTTGTCGGCTACCGGATCCCCGGAGGAGATCAGGTCCCTACCCTCGGGGCCCAGGATCGCAGCGAGCGCCGCCATGTCCCCGCCTTTCACGGCCTTCACAAGGGCCTGCACCGCCTTCCTTGGCGACGCAAAGGTCTTCTGGCCTCGGCTGGCGGCGACCGCGTCCCTCGATTCGACGATACCGATGAGCAGCGTGGCCATCACGGCGATGGCGAGCCGCCGGGTCAGGGTGGGATGCGCATGCCGATTAGATGAAGCCATCCTTACCTCCTCCAGACCTGCCGTTCGTCAGATTGTTCATCCGTACAGGAGGGAGACCGATCCCAGCCTGGAACGTCCGCGATGCTCCTCATCTGCGCCCTCCGCCCCCCCCGCCGATGCGCCCGCCCCCGGCCGGGGCCCTTGGGACGCTTGGCGCAGGCCTGGCCGCGCCCGTACCCAACCGGCTCGTGCGCCCACGGTCGCTGGAGTTCCGGGTCTCACCGCCGCGTCCAAGCCCCTCGAGCGCGGCCGGTGGGCGGGGGGCCCTGGAGACCTGTGGCGCGACATGACCGCCCTGCTGGCCCCCACCGACGCGAGCGTCCGCTGCGCCGACCGGGCGGCGATCGACGGTACGCGCCCCCAATGGCGAGACCCCTTGCGGGCGGCCGCGGAACGCCTCGCGGGCGGGCGCGCCTGGCAGCAGGCCCTGGCCGAAGCGCTGCCGCACGCCTGGATCACGGTAAGGGACACCCCGGCGGTGACTTGCGTCGTGGCGCCAGGTGTGGTCCATAATCCTGGTCCGATTGAAGGTATTATAGTTGTGCACATTGACGATGGTGACGTGGTGACGGTGCCAGTCGAAGCCGCCCCAGAGAACC
This genomic window contains:
- a CDS encoding transcriptional regulator — encoded protein: MSTLTKDIQGHWANIHPILTIRNEREYDSAIKRLNELLDEIGDNERHPLYGLLDTLGTLIHVYEETHHPMPECTGADVLRFFMEEHGLNQSDLSEIGSQGVVSEILNGKRALNIRQIRLLAKRFQVSPAVFI
- a CDS encoding FmdB family transcriptional regulator, encoding MPIYEYACNSCRKRVSLLIRNIRNPDTPVCPRCGGRELTRLFSRFAVVKSEESRFERMADPSNFGDLDENDPRSVARWAKRMGKEMGEDVGEDFDQMIEEAAEEGTAAEGGAEDME
- a CDS encoding class V aminotransferase yields the protein MKKRHLLAPGPTPVLPDALLAMARPILYHRGPEYEALLGRVRDGLKFLFQTKHEVLLFTSSGTGGMEGTVVNTLSPGDRALVIRSGKFGERWGEICEAYGLQPQYIDVEWGRAVDPDTVAAALAADPAIKVVFATHTESSTGVLHPIEAIARIVGKTPAILVVDAIMSLGVADLPMDAWGVDVVVGGSQKGLMIPPGLAFCAVSDKAWAMVQQSRLPKFYFNFLAERKSLEKNQNTFTPAVSLVMALHESLAAVRAEGLAALFARHDRLARATRAAVRALGLELFADPPTPALTAVAAPPGIEAGAIVKTMRTAHGITISGGQAQLKGKIFRLAHLGYADESDVVLCLAALERTLTDLGYPIKLGEGVRAVQEVLSQAG
- a CDS encoding 3-phosphoglycerate dehydrogenase, yielding MRILVSDGLSPRGIEVLRQAEGFEVDERRKLSPEALQECIDNYDALIVRSATKVTAPILRAAHRLKVVGRAGVGVDNIDVEAATARGVLVMNAPSGNTLATAEHSFSLLLSLAKNIPQATASMKGGRWEKGAFLSVELGSKTLGIVGLGRIGSEVARRAKGFAMRVIVADPFVSEETASALGVELVELPDLFQRSDFITIHTPITPETYHLIDRDAIAKMKTGVRIINCARGGIVDEDALYEAMKAGKVAGAAMDVFEQEPTTSSSLFTLHNFICTPHIGAASEEAQENVAVEIAQQVVEYLQKGLIRNAVNAPSIDPALYKVLQPYLTLSEKLGRLASQLAEGGIRQLRIDYRGEIAGYDPAPLTASVVKGALDPFLGDEVNYVNALAIAKGRGIRIIESKVLEEADYTSLITVSIKGDRGTSEVAGTLFSRREPRVVRINEFRLEAIPEGYLLIFSNLDVPGVIGTIGTLLGKHRVNIAGMQLGREQPGGRAVSVVNVDNPVPAHVIDEIRRLPNIVFVKLVKA
- a CDS encoding ATP phosphoribosyltransferase regulatory subunit translates to MSNFEYSSKTAIPKGVRVFAPEETALRRWAECRILTVFERWGFQEVITPTFEYLEVFSGEPEREGGDKVFKLIDRQTGRLLALRYDPTPQVARLAATTLRHRPLPLRLSYAANIFRDEVPQVGRQRECVQLGVELIGLERPEADAEMVAMAVEGCRALGLQHFQIDVGQIEYVRGIVDTLGLGPDQRRALVSAIDRKDTIEIELLVRGLDADEKSKRAALDLPLLYGGKEVLARARDLAPNRRSQEALRNLTQVYEVLEQYGLADQVIIDLGEAMAFEYHTGVTFAAFAQGVGSEILRGGRYDDLIGRFGYPCPATGFAFDLDKVREAVAAENRPPLATGQRFLVIDFNPDKRHALRIAQLLREKGYSAARDIIKRDLEGSFDYAKRSGIGRAIVLGLPHLPQDELLISDLDSGTEERVPVERFCGEVERGERRWPM
- a CDS encoding adenylosuccinate synthetase; protein product: MANVIVVGTQWGDEGKGKIVDLLSEYFDAVARYQGGTNAGHTVVVEEEKIVLHLVPSGVLRKGKVCILGNGVVIDLAALIQEMDQLSRLHVKIEDNFFISKNAHLVLPYHAILDAEQERLREGRQLGTTRRGIGPAYVDKMARTGIRVGDLANPNLFRERLRNNLEEKRAQFPHHQELLELDHEKMAAEQLEQFERVRGFVVDSSLIIHDLIKTGKRVLFEGAQGTLLDVDLGTYPYVTSSSATAGGACIGTGASPLAIDGVLGVTKAYTTRVGEGPMPTELTDDIGQMLQTRGQEFGATTGRPRRCGWFDAVAVRYSARINGLSAIALMKLDVLDACESIRICNSYRSNGAILREFPNETGLLQTCEPIYEEVSGWNESIAGITSYKHLPARCRAYIERLEALTGVKVGLISTGPRRDQTILRSTPALRQWGLTR